The sequence ACTTAGATTCAGCGGTTGCTGCAATCAAAGAAGGTCGTGGTCAAGAAGTTGAAGTTGCCGCAGAAGCAGCAGCTGAATAATTCAGTTTGTAAGGGCAGGTTTTAACCTGCCCTAAACGATAAAATCTCTAGACAGGTGAATGCCTGTCTTTCCCGTATCAAATCAAGAGGAATTAAAAAATGGCTGAGATCACAGCATCATTAGTTAAAGAACTTCGTGAACGTACCGGCGCAGGTATGATGGAATGTAAAAAAGCATTACAAGAAGCAAACGGTGACATCGAGTTAGCGATCGATAACATGCGTAAATCTGGTCAAGCGAAAGCAGCTAAAAAAGCAGGTAACATCGCAGCTGAAGGTGTAATTTTAGCTCGCGTAGCGAAAGGTTTCGGTGTATTAGTTGAAATGAACTGCCAAACTGACTTCGTAGCAAAAGATGCAGGTTTCTTAGGTTTAGCAAACGAAGTTGCAGACTATGCAGCAGCAAACAAAGACATCTCTATTGAAGCATTAGCAGCTCAATTTGAAGAAAAACGTGTTGCATTAGTTGCTAAAATCGGTGAGAACATGAACATTCGTCGTGTTAAGTTCTTAGAAGGTAATGTGATTGCACAATACTTACACGGTGCGAAAATCGGTGTATTAGTAGCTGGTGAAGGTTCTGAAGAAGAATTACGCAAAGTAGCAATGCACGTTGCTGCAAGCAAACCTGAATTCGTAAACCCAGAAGATGTTTCTGCAGATGTTGTTGCAAAAGAGCGTGAAATCCAAATCGAAATCGCGATGAACTCAGGTAAACCAAAAGAAATCGCTGAGAAAATGGTTGAAGGTCGTATGGCTAAATTCACCGGTGAAGTTTCATTAACCGGTCAACCATTCGTAATGGATCCATCACAAACTGTGGGCCAATACTTAAAATCAGTAGGTACTTCAGTATCTAACTTCATCCGTTTAGAAGTGGGTGAAGGTATCGAAAAAGTTGAAGAAGATTTCGCAGCAGAAGTTGCTAAAATCACCGGCGGTAACGCTTAATTCAAACTTTGAGTTGATGGAAAAAGCAGGCTTTTGCCTGCTTTTTTACGTTCTATTTTTTATTATTCATCGGAATGGCAACGGCCGGATCTTCAACGGTTGATTGGGTTTCAATGATTTTTCTCAACCCATAATCGTTTTTATCCGCCTGATTGCTAAATAAATCAATTTCTTTATTCAATAACGGATTCTCAATTCCCATCCAATTTGCAATACCGTCAGTAAAATTTAAGCCGGATTTAAAGGCTTTATAGACATTACGCTTAGTATCATCACTCGAAATTTTAAATAATGGGATATCGTAGTGTAGTTTACTTTTATCCTTACCGTTTTGAATCAAAATGTTATCTTTACTCATTTCGTGTGATAAGCCATGGTCAGATAAGTAAATCATTGAAAATGAACGCTGATTAGCTGTTTGGTTTTGAACTAAAGTTTCATACACACGTTTGAGAAATTCGTCTGTTTTCTTAATAGAAGACACATAGCAATTCACATTAAAATACCGTTTTGGTAATTTATTATCGTCAAACATTTTCGGATAATCGGTTAATCTGTCACAAGTAATCGGGTGAGAGCCGTATAAATGTAAGAAAATAAAGCGTTTGCCGCTTGCAGGCTCTCTAATCACTTTACTGAAATGCGGGAGCAGTTCAAAATCGCTTACATTGGTATTTAATGAATCGCCAGCTTTGGTGAAGATTCTGATATCGCTTTTATTGCCGATAGAAGAAATCGGAGTGTCGTAATTACCCAAATAACCTTGATTGGAAATCCAGTAGGTTTTCACCCCAGCAGACTTAATCAAATCAATTAAGGTCAAAGAATAGTTTGCTTCCCATTTTTCCGTATCCGGTTTAGTGAGCATTAACCGCAGAGAGGCGATCGTGTTAGTGCCGCCGGCAGTTAGGCCATCAATTAGCGTTCCATTTGCTGAACTCATAAACGGTGTGTTAGGGACCGGGTAGCCATAAGCATGGTGGTAGTCTTTTCTTGCACTTTCGCCCATAATTAAGATGTAGTCATCATATTTAGCATTTTCGTTGAGTGTTGATTCTCCCCATTTTGACTCCAATGTTAAATTATTTAATACCTCTAACTCTTTTTTGACTTTTAAGCTTGATTGGTAAAATTCATGGAAGAATTTAAAAGGCGCAAGAGAGAAGAGCATCAAAATAAATGCACTCATCACAAAGGTTTTGTTTTTTAGAAAACGAATATGATAAATATTGGTAATTTTTCGATAAAAAATGACCGCTAGTACAATCCCAATGCCTGCTAAAATATGCAATATGGGCAGTTGAGCAAGAAACTCACGACTTTCCATCATATCGGTGGCAAAAATAGAAGCAATATATTCATAGGTAGGCTTACCGAAATTAATCCCAACCGGGGTATAAAAAGCGTAGGCAATACTGATTGGCAGCAGCAGAAAATAGTAAGTCCACTTGGAACTGGCTAATGCAATGATAAGAAAAATCCCAAAAAGCAGCTCTAAAATAGTCGGCTGTGGGAAAAATCCTGAGCCGATGAGCATAAGATAGCTTGCAGAACTTGCTAAGAAAAGAGCTGTAATAATGCCGAAAATTTGTTTTGAATTCATTTAGTTAAAATTTTTCAGTTTATCGTAGAAAAGGATTGTTCTATAATAGCGTAATTTTGTGTTTAGTCCATACAGTATAAGAGGCAATTAAAATGAGTAACCCAATCTATAAACGAATTCTTCTCAAATTAAGTGGCGAAGCTTTACAAGGGAACGAAGGTTTTGGTATCGATCCGTCCATTCTAGATCGTATGGCGTTAGAGATTAAAGAACTTCTCGCCGAAGGCGTGGAAGTGGGTGTTGTTCTTGGTGGCGGCAACTTATTTCGTGGTGCAAAATTAGCAAAAGCGGGAATGAACCGTGTAGTGGGCGATCATATGGGCATGCTTGCCACTGTAATGAATGGCCTAGCAATGCGTGATGCCTTGCACCGTGCAGAGGTGAACGCAAAATTGATGTCAGCATTCCAGTTAAACGGTATTTGTGATACCTATAACTGGTCTGAAGCAATTAAAATGTTAAGAGAAAAGCGTGTAGTCATTTTCTCGGCAGGTACCGGTAGCCCGTTCTTTACGACCGACTCGGCGGCTTGTTTACGTGGTATTGAAATTGAAGCTGATGTTGTATTAAAAGCCACAAAAGTGGACGGCGTTTATGACAAAGACCCGGCAAAATACGCAGATGCGAAACTCTATAATAAACTGACTTATGCACAAGTTATCGACCAAGAATTACAAGTGATGGACTTAGCGGCATTCACTCTTGCTCGTGATCACGGTATGCCGATTAGAGTGTTTAATATGGGCAAACCGGGTGCATTACGTAAAGTCGTGTTTGGTACCGAAGAAGGTACAACCATTTCTGAATAATTTATTTCTCTGTTTTTTTATAAAGGATAAAATCAATGATTAACGAAATCAAAAAAGATACACAAGATCGTATGGAAAAAAGCCTAGAGGCTTTAAAAGGTCATATTGCGAAAATTCGTACAGGCCGTGCTCAACCTTCTTTATTAGATGGCATTCAAGTTGAATATTATGGTTCAGCGACACCATTACGCCAAGTTGCAAACGTAGTTGCTGAAGACGCACGTACCCTTGCGGTAAACGTGTTTGATAAATCTTTAATTTCAGCGGTAGAAAAAGCGATTTTAACCTCAGATTTGGGCTTAAACCCATCATCTGCCGGTACCACTATTCGCGTTCCACTTCCACCGTTAACAGAAGAACGTCGCCGTGATTTAATCAAAATCGTCAAAGCAGAAGGGGAGCAAGGTAAAGTAGCTATCCGTAATGTTCGTCGTGATGCGAATGATCAAATCAAAGCATTATTGAAAGATAAAGAGATCAGCGAAAACGAGCAGCATAAAGCCGAAGAAGATATTCAAAAAATTACTGATACTTTCATCAAAAAAGTTGATGAAGTATTGGCAGCAAAAGAGAAAGAGTTATTAGATTTCTAATTTGCAAAAAAGATGAAAAAATTAACCGCTTGTAATTGATGATTACAAGCGGTTGTTTTTTATCGAAAATTTACCATTATAAGTAACGTTTGCTGATAACTTTTAAGTTATCGTCTAATTCATACACTAATGGTTGACCGGTTGGGATTTCTAAATCCATGATATCTGCGTCAGAAATTCCTTCAATGTGTTTTGCTAATGCACGTAATGAGTTACCGTGAGCGGTTACAAGAACACGTTTGCCGGAAATTAATGCCGGAGCAATTTGATCTTCCCAGAATGGTAATACACGCTCAAGCGTGATTTTTAAGTTTTCGGCATTTGGAATTAAATCTTTCGGTAAATTTGCATAACGGCGGTCGTTATGAGCAGAATTTGGATCTTGTGGGTCTAAATCCGGAGGAGAAATATCGTAAGAACGACGCCAGATGTGAACTTGCTCATCACCGTATTTTTCTGCTGTTTCTTTTTTGTCTAAACCTTGTAACGCACCGTAATGACGCTCATTTAAACGCCAGTTTTTCACTTGAGGAATCCATAATTGATCAGATTCTTCTAACACGATATTACAGGTTTTGATTGCACGAGTTAAAACAGAAGTGAAAGCGATATCAAATTCAAAACCTGCTGCTTTTAATTTTTGACCTGCTGATTTTGCTTCTTCAATACCACGCTCTGTTAAATTAACATCACGCCAACCTGTAAATAAGTTTTTAGCATTCCATTCACTGAAACCGTGGCGGATAAATACTAATTGCATAATAACTCCTTGCTTTGAGTAAAAAATAACGGATTTAAAACTGCGTTATTTATAGCAAAATTCTCTCCATTTTGAAATAGATAGTTAAATTCTTTCACTAAAAAGCTGATCTTAAGCAAATAACCGATTAGAATATAGCCTTAGCGATATTTGGAATAAAAAAGGAATACTTGTGAAACGAAGAAATTTTGACTTTTGGGCATTACTATTGGGCGGAGCAATTAGCCTTTCCGCATCTTTTTCTTTTGCAAATAACCTTAATCAGATTCAGCAGAAAATTCAGCAACAAACTTCTAAAATTAATGAGCAGAAACAAAAGCGTACTGCTTTACAATCAACATTAAAAACCCAAGAAGTTGAAATGGGCAAAGTGTTAGATAAACTGCAAAAAACAGAAATGTCATTAGGTGAAATTCGCCAAACCATTAAGGCAACTGAGCTTGAAATCAGTCGTCTTGAAAAACAAGAGAGGCAGCAAAAAGAAAAATTAAAAGAACAACTGGATTCTGCTTATCGTTCAGGCGTTAATCCTTCTGTATTAGAGCGTTTAATGTCTGAAGATGCAAAAAATGCAGAAAGAATGACCGCTTATTATGAGCATATGAATAATATTCGTATTGATGCCATTCACGAAATTCGCAAAACACAGGCAGACTTAAAAGCCAGACGAGATGAGTTAAAAGGTCAGCAAAAAGATCATCAATCACAATTAAACGAACATAAAAAACAAGAGCGAGATTTAAAGAAAGTACAAGCCCAGCGTGAGAGTACGCTACGTTCCATTGATAAAACGCTTGAGCAAGATCAAAGCCGTTTAAAGAATTTGCGGAATAATGAAGCTGCTTTAAGGCAGCAATTGGAACAGGCACAAAGAGAATCTGAGCAAGCTCAAAAACGTGAGCAGCAAGCAGCAAAATCTAAGTCTCAATCTAACGCTAACGCGAAAGTAGATACTACACCAATTAAGGCCGGTAGATATACGATGCCGGTATCGGGCAACGTGATTACTAAGTTTGGTAATAATTGGCATGGTGTTGTTATTGCCGCACCTGCCGGTACATCTGTGAAAGCAATGGCTTCCGGTCGGGTGATTATGGCACAATGGCTTGCAGGTTATGGGCAAATGGTTGCAATTGATCATGGCAATGGAGATATTTCCCTTTATGGCTATAACCAATCAATTTCCGTTAGCAAAGGAAGCCGGGTACAAGGTGGTCAGGTGATTGCCAAAGTGGGTAACAGCGGAGGACAAAATCGATCAGCTCTTTATTTTGGTGTGACTCGAAAAGGAACACCGATTAATCCTTTAAATTTGGTGAAATAATTAATGTTAAAAGAAGTTTACAAGCGATTAAATTTGAGTATTTTTTTGCAAATTTTTCTGTTTTTTCCACCGCTTGCACAGGCAGCAAAACTAGCTATTGTTATTGATGATGTCGGTTATCGAGTAAAAGAAGATAAGGCTATCTTATCAATGCCGAAAGAGGTGAGTGTGGCGATTATTCCATCGGCCCCTTATGCGAAAGCCAGAGCGATTGATGCTCATCACCAAAAGCGGGATATTTTAATTCACCTGCCAATGGAGCCTAAATCCAAGCAACCTATTGA comes from Mannheimia granulomatis and encodes:
- the tsf gene encoding translation elongation factor Ts, whose translation is MAEITASLVKELRERTGAGMMECKKALQEANGDIELAIDNMRKSGQAKAAKKAGNIAAEGVILARVAKGFGVLVEMNCQTDFVAKDAGFLGLANEVADYAAANKDISIEALAAQFEEKRVALVAKIGENMNIRRVKFLEGNVIAQYLHGAKIGVLVAGEGSEEELRKVAMHVAASKPEFVNPEDVSADVVAKEREIQIEIAMNSGKPKEIAEKMVEGRMAKFTGEVSLTGQPFVMDPSQTVGQYLKSVGTSVSNFIRLEVGEGIEKVEEDFAAEVAKITGGNA
- a CDS encoding phosphoethanolamine transferase produces the protein MNSKQIFGIITALFLASSASYLMLIGSGFFPQPTILELLFGIFLIIALASSKWTYYFLLLPISIAYAFYTPVGINFGKPTYEYIASIFATDMMESREFLAQLPILHILAGIGIVLAVIFYRKITNIYHIRFLKNKTFVMSAFILMLFSLAPFKFFHEFYQSSLKVKKELEVLNNLTLESKWGESTLNENAKYDDYILIMGESARKDYHHAYGYPVPNTPFMSSANGTLIDGLTAGGTNTIASLRLMLTKPDTEKWEANYSLTLIDLIKSAGVKTYWISNQGYLGNYDTPISSIGNKSDIRIFTKAGDSLNTNVSDFELLPHFSKVIREPASGKRFIFLHLYGSHPITCDRLTDYPKMFDDNKLPKRYFNVNCYVSSIKKTDEFLKRVYETLVQNQTANQRSFSMIYLSDHGLSHEMSKDNILIQNGKDKSKLHYDIPLFKISSDDTKRNVYKAFKSGLNFTDGIANWMGIENPLLNKEIDLFSNQADKNDYGLRKIIETQSTVEDPAVAIPMNNKK
- the pyrH gene encoding UMP kinase; the protein is MSNPIYKRILLKLSGEALQGNEGFGIDPSILDRMALEIKELLAEGVEVGVVLGGGNLFRGAKLAKAGMNRVVGDHMGMLATVMNGLAMRDALHRAEVNAKLMSAFQLNGICDTYNWSEAIKMLREKRVVIFSAGTGSPFFTTDSAACLRGIEIEADVVLKATKVDGVYDKDPAKYADAKLYNKLTYAQVIDQELQVMDLAAFTLARDHGMPIRVFNMGKPGALRKVVFGTEEGTTISE
- the frr gene encoding ribosome recycling factor; its protein translation is MINEIKKDTQDRMEKSLEALKGHIAKIRTGRAQPSLLDGIQVEYYGSATPLRQVANVVAEDARTLAVNVFDKSLISAVEKAILTSDLGLNPSSAGTTIRVPLPPLTEERRRDLIKIVKAEGEQGKVAIRNVRRDANDQIKALLKDKEISENEQHKAEEDIQKITDTFIKKVDEVLAAKEKELLDF
- a CDS encoding 2,3-diphosphoglycerate-dependent phosphoglycerate mutase, which translates into the protein MQLVFIRHGFSEWNAKNLFTGWRDVNLTERGIEEAKSAGQKLKAAGFEFDIAFTSVLTRAIKTCNIVLEESDQLWIPQVKNWRLNERHYGALQGLDKKETAEKYGDEQVHIWRRSYDISPPDLDPQDPNSAHNDRRYANLPKDLIPNAENLKITLERVLPFWEDQIAPALISGKRVLVTAHGNSLRALAKHIEGISDADIMDLEIPTGQPLVYELDDNLKVISKRYL
- a CDS encoding peptidoglycan DD-metalloendopeptidase family protein, with the translated sequence MGGAISLSASFSFANNLNQIQQKIQQQTSKINEQKQKRTALQSTLKTQEVEMGKVLDKLQKTEMSLGEIRQTIKATELEISRLEKQERQQKEKLKEQLDSAYRSGVNPSVLERLMSEDAKNAERMTAYYEHMNNIRIDAIHEIRKTQADLKARRDELKGQQKDHQSQLNEHKKQERDLKKVQAQRESTLRSIDKTLEQDQSRLKNLRNNEAALRQQLEQAQRESEQAQKREQQAAKSKSQSNANAKVDTTPIKAGRYTMPVSGNVITKFGNNWHGVVIAAPAGTSVKAMASGRVIMAQWLAGYGQMVAIDHGNGDISLYGYNQSISVSKGSRVQGGQVIAKVGNSGGQNRSALYFGVTRKGTPINPLNLVK